GTCTGACGCCGCTCGCGCATCGGCTCGTTCGATGATCGAAAAAGACGGCGCAATCATGATCAACGGTGGCTCGTCTTCTGGCGTGGCTGTTGCGGTTCAGGGTCTGTGTCAGGAAGCAGGCGTCATTTTCATGGCTGGCCTCACCCACTCCAACGACACCACTGGTAAAGACCGCAAAGCCAATGGTTTCCGTCACTTCTTCAACGCCTACATGTCCGCTGCTGCACTGGCTCCAATCCTTGGCAATGAGCTCGGCAAAGATCGCCGCGCCTATCACTTGACCGCAGATTATACTTGGGGCTGGACCCAGCAAGAGTCCATGCAGGCAGCAACCGAAGCCATGGGTTGGCAGACTGTCAACAACGTGTTGACCCCACTGGCAACCACGGACTTCTCGTCCTACATCGCACCGGTTATCAATGCTGGCGCTGATGTGCTGGTGCTGAACCATTACGGCGGCAACATGGTCAACTCCCTGACCAACGCTGTTCAGTTCGGTCTGCTCGACAAGATGGTCAACAACAAAGACTTCAAGATCATCGTGCCGCTTTACTCTGAACTGATGGCGGCAGGCGCCGGTGAAAACATCAAGGGCGTGCTGGGCTCGATGAACTATAACTGGCAGCTCGACAATCCCGGCTCCAAAGCCTTTGTTAAGTCGTTCGGCGAAAAATATGGCCGTCCGCCATCCAACTCCGCCCAGACCTGCTACGCACAGGTTCTGCTTTATGCAGATGCCTGTGAGCGCGCTGGCACCTTCAATCCGTGCGGTGTTGCGGAAGCTCTGGAAGGCTTCGAGTTTGACGGTCTTGGCAACGGCAAGACCCTCTATCGTGCCGATGATCACCAGTGCTTCAAAGACGTGCTGGTCGTGCGTGGTGCGCAGAATCCAACCACGGCCTACGACACGCTGGAAGTTGTCGAAGTCACCCCGGTTGACCAAGTCACCTATGCACCGAACCACGCCATGTTCGGTGGTGATGACGCCAAGCTGGGTGCCTGCAACGCTGGCGCATAAGCTGACTTGACCATAGGCCGTGCCGCAGATTTGCGGCACGGCTTTCTCTTGATTTGGGACTAGAACCAGCGCGCTTTTCGCGCCGTGTTCAACGATGCGGGCTTTCCAATGGACGCAATCATTCTTCAAATCCTCAACGGTCTCGACAAAGGCAGCGCCTATGCCTTGATCGCTCTGGGATTGACACTCATCTTCGGCACCCTTGGTGTCGTCAACTTCGCCCATGGCGCCCTGTTCATGCTTGGCTCATTCTGCGCGGTGACGCTGCAGAAACTTCTCTCGTTGTCCTTCATCGTCGTTGATCCATCGAAGAAGGACTTTCTGGGCAATCCGCTGAAGGTTGAAAAACCCTATGTGGTTGACTGGTTTGGTGAAGCGGCGGGCAATACCATTGTCAACTGGTCGGTGCCGCTGGCGATCCTGTTTGCCATCCCCGTCATGCTGCTTGTCGGCTATGTGATGGAACGGGGTCTGATCAAGCATTTCTACAAGCGTCCCCACGCGGACCAGATTCTTGTGACCTT
Above is a genomic segment from Cohaesibacter intestini containing:
- a CDS encoding substrate-binding protein; protein product: MSKLLISRRGVIKSSAAIGAGLAMPTIFTSNANAFTNAPTGSTVTLGFNVPQTGPYADEGADELLAQKLAVEHLNGGGDGGCLNTFSSKALKGNGILGKKVEFVTGDTQTKSDAARASARSMIEKDGAIMINGGSSSGVAVAVQGLCQEAGVIFMAGLTHSNDTTGKDRKANGFRHFFNAYMSAAALAPILGNELGKDRRAYHLTADYTWGWTQQESMQAATEAMGWQTVNNVLTPLATTDFSSYIAPVINAGADVLVLNHYGGNMVNSLTNAVQFGLLDKMVNNKDFKIIVPLYSELMAAGAGENIKGVLGSMNYNWQLDNPGSKAFVKSFGEKYGRPPSNSAQTCYAQVLLYADACERAGTFNPCGVAEALEGFEFDGLGNGKTLYRADDHQCFKDVLVVRGAQNPTTAYDTLEVVEVTPVDQVTYAPNHAMFGGDDAKLGACNAGA